Proteins encoded together in one Otariodibacter oris window:
- the rplO gene encoding 50S ribosomal protein L15, whose protein sequence is MRLNSLSPADGAKHHEKRLGRGIGSGLGKTGGRGHKGQKSRTGGGVRRGFEGGQMPLYRRLPKFGFTSLKSLHSAEIRLNELEKVEGNVVTLETLKAANIITKDVLSAKVILSGKVEKALVIKGLRVTKGAKAAIEAAGGSIEE, encoded by the coding sequence ATGCGTTTAAATTCTCTATCCCCAGCTGATGGCGCTAAGCATCATGAAAAGCGTCTTGGCCGTGGTATTGGTTCTGGTTTAGGTAAAACAGGTGGACGTGGTCATAAAGGTCAAAAATCTCGTACTGGTGGCGGAGTTCGTCGCGGTTTCGAAGGTGGTCAAATGCCTTTATATCGTCGTTTACCAAAATTTGGCTTTACTTCTCTTAAATCATTACATTCAGCGGAAATTCGTCTGAATGAATTAGAGAAAGTAGAGGGTAATGTTGTAACTTTAGAAACACTTAAGGCAGCTAACATTATTACTAAGGATGTTTTATCAGCAAAAGTAATTTTATCTGGTAAAGTTGAAAAAGCTTTAGTAATTAAAGGGTTACGTGTAACCAAAGGTGCAAAGGCAGCAATTGAAGCTGCTGGTGGTTCTATCGAGGAATAA
- the rpmD gene encoding 50S ribosomal protein L30, translating to MAKTIKVTQVRSSIARLPKHKATLKGLGLRHIRHTVELIDTPAVRGMINQVSYMVKVEE from the coding sequence ATGGCAAAAACAATTAAAGTAACACAAGTTCGTAGTTCTATCGCTCGTTTACCGAAGCATAAAGCTACATTAAAGGGACTAGGTCTGCGCCATATTCGCCATACTGTAGAATTGATCGATACTCCAGCAGTACGTGGTATGATCAATCAGGTTTCATATATGGTTAAGGTTGAGGAGTAA